The following proteins are encoded in a genomic region of Labeo rohita strain BAU-BD-2019 chromosome 5, IGBB_LRoh.1.0, whole genome shotgun sequence:
- the sdf2l1 gene encoding stromal cell-derived factor 2-like protein 1: MGPFRVISVFLDLILVCFMFAQCGARDLDSSYVTCGSLVKLMNTRHNVRLHSHDVKYGSGSGQQSVTGVDSADDANSYWRIRGKPDKICQRGEPIQCGQAIRITHMKTGRNLHSHHFSSPLSNHQEVSAFGENGEGDDLDVWTVQCSDTHWERDDAVRFKHVATEVFLSVTGEQYGQPIRGQREVHGMPSPNQHNYWKVMEGVFIQPSSDPVRHDEL, translated from the exons ATGGGGCCATTTAGAGTTATATCTGTCTTTCTGgatttaattttagtatgttttatgtttgcCCAGTGCGGCGCTCGTGATTTGGACTCCAGCTATGTGACGTGCGGATCTCTGGTCAAACTGATGAACACCCGGCACAACGTCAGACTTCACTCGCATGATGTCAAATACGGATCAG GAAGTGGCCAGCAATCAGTGACAGGAGTGGATTCGGCCGACGATGCCAACAGCTACTGGCGCATCCGTGGGAAACCAGACAAAATTTGTCAGCGCGGTGAGCCCATTCAATGCGGACAGGCCATCCGTATTACACACATGAAGACCGGACGCAACCTTCACTCACATCACTTCAGCTCCCCGCTGTCTAACCACCAG GAAGTGAGTGCGTTTGGTGAAAATGGAGAAGGAGATGATTTAGACGTCTGGACCGTGCAGTGCAGCGACACACACTGGGAACGTGACGATGCGGTACGATTTAAACACGTCGCCACTGAGGTTTTCCTCAGTGTTACCGGAGAACAGTACGGCCAGCCAATCAGAGGCCAGCGTGAGGTCCACGGAATGCCTTCACCCAATCAGCATAACTACTGGAAGGTGATGGAGGGGGTTTTTATTCAGCCCAGCAGTGATCCAGTGCGCCATGATGAGCTCTGA